Proteins found in one archaeon genomic segment:
- the trxA gene encoding thioredoxin — MTIKLTESNFDELSSGEKPLFVDFWASWCGPCMVMDPVVEKLAAKYADRMTFGKVNVDEEMNISSRYQVFSIPTFMVFKGGQPMDAVIGAVGESSLERLVQGSLNGRSQG; from the coding sequence CTGACAATCAAGCTCACCGAGTCCAATTTCGACGAGCTGAGCTCCGGCGAAAAGCCACTGTTCGTCGATTTCTGGGCCTCCTGGTGCGGCCCGTGCATGGTCATGGACCCAGTCGTAGAGAAGCTGGCCGCGAAGTACGCGGACAGGATGACCTTCGGCAAGGTAAACGTCGACGAAGAGATGAACATCTCGTCGCGCTACCAGGTCTTCTCCATCCCGACCTTCATGGTCTTCAAGGGAGGGCAGCCGATGGATGCCGTGATCGGCGCTGTGGGGGAGTCTTCCCTCGAGAGGCTCGTCCAGGGCTCTCTGAACGGAAGGTCTCAGGGCTAG
- a CDS encoding CoA pyrophosphatase, with amino-acid sequence MDRDILAPLKAKLVKDEPKGSGLRFAAVSVIVRDPETPSVLLIKRAEHAADPWSGQVAFPGGKVQEGDRTVKDTAIRETYEEVGIDLAASAEFMGYSGLFRTHNGTMDVVPTAFSLTGDVEVRLNREASSYKWVGLEDLASPKNRSTYTIDSSSGTANLPAVVVDDYVVWGLTHRILTSLLGLGPP; translated from the coding sequence TTGGACCGAGACATTCTCGCCCCTCTGAAGGCAAAGCTAGTCAAGGACGAGCCGAAGGGGTCAGGCCTCCGGTTCGCTGCTGTCTCGGTGATAGTAAGAGACCCGGAGACGCCCAGCGTCCTGTTGATCAAGAGGGCGGAGCACGCAGCCGACCCCTGGTCCGGGCAAGTCGCCTTCCCCGGGGGAAAGGTGCAGGAGGGGGACAGGACTGTGAAGGACACGGCGATCAGGGAGACTTACGAAGAGGTGGGAATCGACCTCGCAGCGTCGGCCGAGTTCATGGGTTACTCCGGGCTCTTCAGGACGCACAACGGAACCATGGACGTCGTGCCGACCGCGTTCTCGCTGACCGGGGACGTCGAGGTCAGGCTCAACCGAGAGGCGTCCTCCTACAAGTGGGTCGGGCTGGAGGACCTGGCCTCACCCAAGAACAGGTCGACTTACACGATCGACTCCTCTTCGGGGACGGCCAACCTGCCGGCGGTAGTCGTGGATGACTACGTGGTGTGGGGACTGACTCACAGGATTCTCACGTCTCTTCTCGGCCTCGGCCCTCCTTGA
- the mntR gene encoding transcriptional regulator MntR → MPRTRTKDAAEETPRSEDYLEVVYHLISDKGYATTSDISTALKVKPPTVSNMIGKLSAKGYLQYERYRGMKLTASGERLAKSVIKRHTVISEFMSMIGVDDQTAFEDTEGIEHHVHPTTLRRLEKFADYLRENPETLKAIRKHLESG, encoded by the coding sequence ATGCCCAGGACACGCACCAAAGACGCCGCAGAAGAGACTCCCCGCTCGGAGGACTATCTCGAGGTCGTCTACCACCTGATTTCTGACAAGGGCTACGCGACGACCTCTGACATCTCCACCGCGTTGAAGGTCAAGCCCCCCACCGTATCGAACATGATAGGCAAGCTCTCAGCGAAGGGCTACCTCCAGTACGAGCGCTATCGCGGGATGAAGCTGACGGCTTCCGGGGAGAGGCTCGCAAAGTCAGTCATCAAGAGGCACACAGTCATCTCCGAGTTCATGTCCATGATCGGGGTAGACGACCAGACCGCTTTCGAGGACACCGAAGGGATCGAGCACCATGTTCACCCGACGACCCTCCGCAGGCTGGAGAAGTTCGCCGACTACCTGCGGGAGAACCCTGAGACCCTCAAGGCCATACGCAAACACCTCGAGTCCGGCTGA
- a CDS encoding Nramp family divalent metal transporter yields the protein MRSLPFRQFFTYLGPALIVSMAYMDPGNYGTDILGGAVSNYDLVWSVWLASLMAMLLQYLSGKLGISTGKSLPELVRGSLRTRPRIVTYWLAAESAAAATDLAEYLGTVIALNLLFGIPLIYAAVLGALDVLILLAFASRRFRLIEYTFMLFVSIISIGFLYEIIAVGPDYSQIAVHSVSGTLPASSLLLVVGIVGATVMPHALFVHSWLTKNKLKENTIEEKRRLRKLHVVESVLTLTIAALANAAILVVAAVVLFPSFGAHCSGATCPSPTVDDAYQIMIPLYGAAAAAVFAITLLASGLASSTTGTLAGQSIMDGLLGTKINIFVRRLVTRFINVFPTTIAILLGLDPLSLLVYSQVILSLMIPLPMIPLIYYTSKRAVMGEFVNRRVTTALALAVAAVIISLNAYLLSTI from the coding sequence TTGAGGTCCCTACCTTTCCGCCAGTTCTTCACGTATCTCGGCCCGGCCCTCATAGTCAGCATGGCCTACATGGACCCTGGCAACTACGGCACGGACATACTCGGAGGAGCCGTCTCGAACTACGACCTCGTATGGTCTGTCTGGCTCGCCAGCCTCATGGCCATGCTCCTCCAATACCTCTCAGGGAAGCTCGGGATCTCGACCGGGAAGAGCCTTCCAGAGCTTGTGAGGGGCTCCTTAAGGACGAGGCCAAGGATAGTCACCTACTGGCTTGCCGCCGAGTCCGCAGCAGCGGCCACGGACCTCGCTGAGTACCTCGGCACGGTCATCGCGCTCAACCTCCTCTTCGGCATCCCTCTGATCTATGCGGCGGTCCTCGGTGCCCTGGACGTCCTGATCCTGCTTGCCTTCGCCTCGAGGCGTTTCAGGCTCATCGAGTATACGTTCATGCTCTTCGTGTCGATAATCAGCATAGGGTTCCTCTATGAGATAATCGCGGTGGGGCCTGACTATTCGCAGATTGCAGTCCACAGCGTGTCAGGAACACTGCCCGCAAGCAGCCTGCTCCTGGTCGTGGGGATCGTGGGGGCGACCGTGATGCCTCACGCCCTCTTCGTGCACTCGTGGCTGACGAAGAACAAGCTGAAGGAGAACACGATAGAAGAGAAGAGGCGCCTCAGAAAGCTCCACGTCGTCGAGAGCGTCCTGACGCTGACCATCGCAGCGCTCGCGAACGCAGCCATACTCGTCGTGGCTGCCGTGGTCCTCTTCCCCAGTTTCGGAGCGCACTGCAGCGGAGCGACGTGTCCCAGCCCGACAGTCGACGATGCATATCAGATCATGATTCCACTTTATGGCGCGGCCGCCGCCGCCGTCTTCGCAATCACGCTTCTCGCTTCTGGGCTGGCGTCCTCGACGACGGGAACGCTTGCGGGCCAGTCGATCATGGACGGGCTCCTAGGCACCAAGATCAACATCTTCGTCCGAAGGCTTGTCACGAGGTTCATCAACGTCTTTCCGACCACTATTGCCATCTTACTGGGCCTGGACCCCCTGTCTCTTCTGGTCTACAGCCAAGTGATTCTCAGCCTGATGATACCCCTTCCGATGATACCGCTGATCTACTACACCAGCAAGCGGGCCGTCATGGGTGAATTCGTCAACAGACGGGTCACGACCGCCCTTGCTTTGGCAGTCGCAGCCGTCATCATCAGCCTGAACGCGTATCTGTTGAGCACCATCTAG
- a CDS encoding phosphoribosyltransferase, whose protein sequence is MPEFRYISWSEYGNLAEALAEKIRAGGTPFDLVVGIARGGIPVAMVASDRLGVKIDIINVKSYTGIQSRGSPTILSTLTERVAGKSILLVDDLVDHGDTLILVKEFLAGQKPKVIQTAVLFKKPWSKAEPDYYLEVVDKWVVFPFELSEVDRLRKDLT, encoded by the coding sequence ATGCCCGAGTTCCGGTACATCTCCTGGTCTGAGTACGGCAACCTCGCAGAGGCCCTCGCCGAGAAGATCAGAGCAGGGGGGACTCCATTCGACCTGGTGGTCGGCATAGCCAGAGGAGGGATCCCGGTCGCCATGGTCGCCTCCGACCGCCTCGGCGTCAAGATAGACATCATCAACGTGAAGTCCTACACCGGAATCCAAAGCAGGGGCTCGCCGACAATCCTCTCGACGCTCACCGAGCGGGTGGCGGGAAAGTCAATTCTCCTCGTCGACGACCTCGTCGACCACGGGGACACCCTGATCCTCGTCAAGGAATTCCTCGCGGGTCAGAAGCCTAAGGTCATTCAGACTGCGGTCCTCTTCAAGAAGCCCTGGAGCAAGGCGGAGCCCGACTACTACCTCGAAGTGGTCGACAAGTGGGTCGTCTTCCCCTTCGAGCTCAGCGAAGTCGACAGGCTCCGCAAGGACCTCACCTAA
- the eno gene encoding phosphopyruvate hydratase has translation MSKIVAVSAREVLDSRGNPTVEAEVSTSESVGRASVPSGASTGTHEAVELRDGDKRRFGGKGVTKAVANVNRVIGPKLKGMDADDQKRVDAAMIRIDGTPNKGRLGANAILAVSMAVSRAAANERLVGVYAQLGGARAVTLPVPMMNVINGGVHAGNDLAIQEFHVEPVGAGSCAEAIRIGSEVYHSLKAVLMDKYGRSAINVGDEGGFAPPLRRTRDALSSMRVAIGKAGYDEGEVKMGVDAASSEFYDAGSETYQIDGRKLSTEALEDYYAELRDEFGLLTIEDPFAEEAFLPFASMTRRLGKKTAIIGDDIFVTNVKRIRRGIRSKSGNSVLIKLNQIGTVTETLDAITLAKRAGWKVVVSHRSGETEDPFIAHLATAVGAAFIKTGAPARGERVAKYNELMRIEERLGGRARYAGKSLRLG, from the coding sequence CTGTCGAAGATAGTCGCTGTCAGTGCACGCGAGGTGCTGGACTCGCGCGGCAACCCTACCGTCGAGGCGGAGGTGTCGACTTCCGAGTCAGTCGGTCGCGCAAGCGTGCCCTCGGGGGCGTCCACCGGCACTCACGAAGCGGTTGAGCTGCGCGACGGAGACAAGCGAAGGTTCGGAGGGAAGGGCGTCACGAAGGCGGTAGCCAACGTGAACAGGGTCATCGGGCCGAAACTGAAGGGTATGGACGCGGACGACCAGAAGAGGGTCGACGCCGCGATGATAAGGATCGACGGGACGCCTAACAAGGGCAGGCTGGGAGCCAACGCAATCCTGGCTGTGTCGATGGCAGTCTCCAGGGCTGCCGCGAATGAAAGACTGGTCGGGGTCTATGCGCAGCTCGGCGGGGCAAGGGCCGTGACCCTTCCGGTACCTATGATGAATGTGATCAACGGAGGAGTGCATGCGGGGAACGACCTCGCGATTCAGGAGTTCCATGTAGAGCCGGTAGGCGCGGGTTCGTGCGCCGAGGCGATTCGCATTGGGTCGGAGGTCTATCACAGTCTGAAGGCGGTCCTAATGGACAAGTACGGAAGGAGCGCAATCAATGTGGGCGACGAAGGAGGCTTCGCCCCTCCACTAAGGAGGACCAGGGACGCGCTGTCGTCGATGCGGGTCGCCATCGGGAAGGCGGGGTACGATGAGGGGGAGGTGAAGATGGGCGTCGATGCGGCCTCCTCTGAATTCTATGACGCGGGCAGTGAGACTTACCAAATCGACGGAAGGAAGCTGTCTACGGAGGCCCTAGAGGACTACTACGCTGAACTGAGGGACGAGTTCGGGCTCCTGACAATCGAAGACCCGTTCGCCGAGGAGGCCTTCCTCCCCTTCGCGTCGATGACTAGGAGGCTGGGGAAGAAGACGGCCATCATCGGGGACGACATCTTTGTGACAAACGTCAAGAGAATCAGGAGAGGCATCAGGTCCAAGTCGGGCAATTCTGTACTGATCAAGCTCAACCAGATCGGGACAGTTACGGAGACGTTGGACGCGATAACCCTTGCCAAGAGAGCAGGGTGGAAGGTGGTCGTCTCTCACAGGTCAGGAGAGACCGAAGACCCGTTCATCGCGCACTTGGCGACCGCGGTCGGTGCAGCGTTCATCAAGACCGGGGCGCCTGCGAGGGGAGAGAGGGTAGCGAAGTACAACGAGCTCATGAGGATCGAGGAGCGGCTGGGCGGCAGGGCAAGGTACGCGGGCAAGAGTCTCAGGCTGGGGTAA
- a CDS encoding TIGR00269 family protein — MTCSRCGGRAFFTRRYSGESLCRDCFKTSIIEKTRKTISKYSMIRRGEKVGVAVSGGKDSLSLLKILHELQGPRGYELVVLSVDEGVAGYRDEALEHANDAARELGLEHLTLSYKELFGFSLDEALDWKDERKTSSCSFCGVFRRRAIDEAAARAGVSVVATAHNLDDYVQTFMMNLMHGDLQRMGWLDPRYSGSGFPVRRVKPFLEIYEEEIALFAFASGIEFQSVSCPYMHEGLRSEVREDLNVMESKHPGIKNVLLRSTLDVISRYPRDPESRTRACSNCGKPSSSELCNVCRMSAEIRQHVNYVA, encoded by the coding sequence TTGACGTGCTCGCGGTGCGGCGGCAGGGCTTTCTTCACGCGGCGCTACTCGGGAGAGTCGCTCTGCCGGGACTGCTTCAAGACCTCGATCATCGAAAAGACAAGGAAGACCATCTCGAAGTACTCAATGATCAGGCGCGGCGAGAAGGTCGGCGTCGCTGTCTCGGGCGGCAAGGACAGCCTTTCCCTCCTGAAAATACTTCACGAGCTGCAGGGCCCGAGAGGGTACGAGCTCGTGGTCCTCTCGGTCGACGAAGGTGTCGCTGGATACAGGGACGAGGCTCTCGAGCACGCGAACGACGCTGCCCGGGAGCTCGGACTAGAGCACCTCACCCTCTCCTACAAGGAGCTCTTCGGGTTCTCCTTGGATGAGGCCCTGGACTGGAAGGACGAGAGGAAGACCTCTTCCTGCAGCTTCTGCGGAGTCTTCAGGCGCCGGGCCATCGATGAGGCGGCCGCTAGGGCCGGTGTCTCGGTGGTGGCCACAGCCCACAACCTGGACGACTACGTCCAGACATTCATGATGAACTTGATGCACGGAGACCTCCAGAGGATGGGATGGCTCGACCCCAGGTACTCCGGCTCTGGGTTCCCCGTGCGGAGGGTCAAGCCGTTCCTGGAGATCTACGAAGAAGAAATCGCCCTCTTCGCCTTCGCATCCGGGATCGAATTCCAGAGCGTCAGCTGCCCCTACATGCACGAGGGTCTCCGCAGCGAGGTGCGCGAGGACCTGAACGTGATGGAATCCAAACACCCGGGAATCAAGAACGTGCTCCTTAGGTCGACCCTCGACGTCATCTCCCGGTACCCGCGCGACCCGGAGTCCAGGACGAGGGCCTGCTCCAACTGCGGAAAGCCCTCCTCGTCCGAGCTGTGCAACGTCTGCCGGATGAGTGCGGAGATCAGACAGCACGTTAATTACGTGGCCTAG
- a CDS encoding site-2 protease family protein, producing MEEFKRFEFQYGLVLVRTRRFQSLMDRLGANRLSRPAGWFLLYFMPVAAGIGFFLFLSQLGILLSPRGAAVASYIRTLSPLANLGLPGINPYLPVVDGWIALIVAMIIHEGAHGVVARSLGLPVKASGLLFFLFVPIGAFVDVDEDALKEAKASHSGRVLAAGAGINLVVGILCLIILFGLVSSMKPATDGIGVEGVYPNYPAAKAGIMAGDFVTAINGVQIDDPATVANSSWYRINNTVTLTVWRGGQVRDYNVTIGSLKYNDTRTGQVSERPFLGLENIGYAGLQGLVSAYSGSFLTRPGLYICIPTFPACQGIVPFSDKLSVFYTSSYGPNLVPAATLLYWLFFINFNLAIFNALPIYPLDGGQAFRVAVKAAAKGRLTEDGVMRVTKGVTLAVVALLLSVIAGPYLFYFA from the coding sequence TTGGAAGAATTCAAGAGGTTTGAGTTCCAGTATGGGTTGGTACTCGTCAGGACGCGCAGGTTTCAGTCGCTGATGGACCGGCTGGGGGCGAACCGGCTTTCCAGGCCCGCTGGGTGGTTCCTGCTCTACTTCATGCCGGTGGCTGCGGGGATCGGCTTCTTTCTGTTCTTGAGCCAGCTCGGGATCCTCCTCTCCCCTCGGGGTGCTGCGGTGGCCAGCTACATCAGGACACTGAGCCCACTGGCCAACCTCGGCCTGCCTGGGATCAACCCCTACCTGCCGGTTGTCGACGGCTGGATCGCCCTGATAGTCGCGATGATCATCCACGAGGGCGCGCACGGGGTGGTGGCGAGGAGCCTCGGTCTCCCCGTCAAGGCATCTGGGCTTCTGTTCTTCTTGTTCGTTCCCATCGGGGCCTTTGTGGACGTGGACGAGGACGCCCTTAAGGAAGCGAAGGCGTCGCACTCGGGCAGGGTCCTGGCGGCCGGGGCGGGAATCAACTTGGTGGTTGGGATCCTCTGCCTGATTATCTTGTTCGGCCTGGTGTCGAGCATGAAGCCGGCGACCGACGGCATCGGGGTGGAAGGAGTCTACCCCAATTATCCGGCGGCAAAGGCAGGGATCATGGCGGGCGACTTCGTGACCGCGATCAACGGCGTGCAGATCGACGATCCGGCAACGGTCGCGAACAGTTCATGGTATAGGATCAACAACACGGTGACGCTCACCGTGTGGAGGGGGGGCCAGGTCAGGGACTACAACGTGACGATAGGGTCGCTCAAGTACAACGACACAAGGACCGGGCAGGTCTCGGAGAGGCCTTTCCTGGGCCTTGAGAACATAGGGTACGCTGGGCTCCAGGGTCTGGTCTCGGCCTACAGCGGCTCGTTCCTTACGAGGCCCGGCCTGTACATCTGCATACCTACCTTCCCCGCGTGCCAAGGAATCGTTCCCTTCTCGGACAAGCTTTCGGTCTTCTACACCTCGTCGTACGGGCCCAACCTTGTCCCGGCGGCTACCCTGCTCTACTGGCTCTTCTTCATCAACTTCAACCTGGCGATCTTCAACGCGCTCCCGATCTATCCGCTGGACGGAGGGCAGGCCTTCAGGGTCGCGGTCAAGGCGGCAGCGAAGGGGAGGCTCACCGAAGATGGCGTCATGAGGGTCACGAAGGGAGTGACCTTAGCCGTCGTAGCCCTTCTGCTGAGCGTGATCGCAGGGCCGTACCTCTTCTACTTCGCCTAG
- a CDS encoding pelota family protein has protein sequence MIVTDLDTKHGTCSITPESTEDLWALRRLIKKGDVVVTRSSRVVKREEEFARPDKGERVKVTIALSVEEVRLDRSLERIRVKGTILEASEESVTKVGSHAITISPGHPITLRKEKWTPFDTGLVTPSGERTTRFVIVAADRREAGVGSLSGSHLKLVATVESGLGGKQSEEQSARPYLSKVADLVAQTTVEGDSVIVAGPGNFKNSIANAIRERLKPASLTVLEGFDLTGSDGVRALVKAPSFQSVAKGSVVVRMQEIVSEVVKRISSLDPKVAFSVARVSQAAEAGAVEALVVSDDVFASGADEDQVVGILNEVEGAGGEVYLADSSMEFGKQVSSFGGIVALLRYAVRPY, from the coding sequence TTGATAGTCACAGACCTGGACACGAAGCACGGTACCTGTTCTATTACCCCCGAGTCGACTGAGGACCTCTGGGCTCTCAGGCGCCTCATCAAGAAGGGGGACGTCGTGGTCACCAGGAGCTCGCGGGTCGTAAAGAGGGAGGAAGAGTTTGCCAGACCTGACAAGGGCGAGCGGGTCAAGGTCACGATCGCGCTCTCCGTCGAGGAGGTTCGCCTCGACCGCAGCCTCGAGAGGATCAGGGTAAAGGGCACCATCCTGGAAGCGAGCGAGGAGAGCGTGACAAAGGTCGGGTCCCACGCCATCACGATATCTCCTGGCCACCCGATCACTCTCCGCAAGGAGAAGTGGACTCCATTCGACACCGGCCTCGTCACGCCCTCGGGGGAGAGGACGACGCGTTTCGTAATCGTGGCTGCAGACAGAAGGGAGGCGGGGGTCGGGTCCCTCAGCGGCTCCCACCTGAAGCTGGTAGCCACCGTCGAGTCGGGCCTCGGAGGGAAGCAATCCGAGGAGCAGAGCGCGCGTCCTTACCTTTCAAAGGTCGCGGACCTCGTCGCGCAGACGACCGTTGAGGGCGACAGCGTGATCGTCGCGGGCCCGGGCAACTTCAAGAACTCCATTGCGAACGCGATCAGGGAGCGCCTCAAGCCAGCCTCTCTGACTGTCCTCGAAGGGTTCGACCTCACCGGCTCCGACGGGGTCAGGGCCCTCGTCAAGGCCCCCTCGTTCCAGTCGGTCGCCAAGGGCTCTGTGGTCGTCCGGATGCAGGAGATAGTCTCAGAAGTCGTCAAGAGGATCTCCTCCCTGGACCCCAAGGTGGCCTTCTCGGTCGCCAGAGTCTCTCAGGCTGCGGAGGCCGGGGCTGTCGAGGCCCTCGTGGTCTCAGACGATGTCTTCGCCTCCGGCGCGGACGAGGACCAGGTCGTGGGCATCCTCAACGAAGTGGAAGGCGCAGGAGGGGAGGTCTACCTCGCCGACTCCTCCATGGAGTTCGGAAAGCAGGTCTCCTCGTTCGGAGGAATCGTCGCGCTGCTTCGCTACGCAGTCAGACCCTACTGA
- a CDS encoding DNA primase codes for MPDSGIVKYLVKLKFEVDGVVERADVIGAIFGQTEGLFGPEMNLNELQKSWKVGRIEINLESKNDRTRGEVIVPMSTDIGTAALIAAAVESVDKVGPCSARFTVGSIDDVRATKRKQIVDRAKLIVREWSSKTSSEGENVLKDVTDSTKRARVVNYGMENLPAGPGVFSSELVYLVEGRADVVLFLRAGIENVVALEGTSVPESIIELGKKRRLIAVLDGDRGGDLIEKELAQVVRVEKVLRAPPGKEVEDLTPIDVINMLKSERVEAPQAGQRRERPQERAPKPAQEEADEPVVAKTRELYSNLNGTLEAVLLDQSLQEIGRFPISELVQKMEGANGAHFLIFDGIVTQRLVESAAKVGVKGIIGHRTGELGEIPEDVRIGTFRDLGLE; via the coding sequence TTGCCAGATTCAGGTATAGTAAAGTATCTAGTCAAACTGAAGTTTGAGGTAGACGGAGTCGTCGAACGGGCGGACGTAATCGGCGCAATCTTCGGCCAGACAGAGGGCCTCTTCGGCCCTGAAATGAACCTGAACGAGCTTCAGAAGAGCTGGAAGGTCGGCAGGATAGAAATCAACCTCGAGTCCAAGAACGACAGGACCAGGGGAGAGGTGATCGTCCCGATGTCGACTGACATCGGCACGGCCGCGCTCATAGCGGCCGCGGTCGAGAGCGTGGACAAGGTGGGGCCGTGCAGCGCCCGGTTCACCGTCGGCTCGATTGACGATGTGAGGGCCACGAAGAGGAAGCAGATCGTGGACAGGGCCAAGCTCATAGTCCGCGAGTGGAGTTCCAAGACCTCCAGCGAAGGGGAAAACGTCCTCAAGGACGTGACCGATTCAACGAAGAGGGCACGAGTGGTCAACTACGGCATGGAGAACCTGCCCGCAGGGCCGGGCGTCTTCTCGTCTGAGCTCGTTTACCTTGTCGAAGGCAGGGCTGATGTCGTGCTCTTCCTCCGCGCCGGGATAGAAAACGTAGTGGCGCTCGAAGGGACAAGCGTGCCGGAATCCATAATCGAGCTGGGCAAGAAGCGACGGCTCATCGCCGTACTGGACGGGGACAGGGGCGGCGATCTTATCGAGAAGGAACTCGCGCAGGTCGTCAGGGTCGAAAAGGTCCTGAGGGCCCCGCCAGGGAAGGAGGTCGAGGACCTGACCCCGATCGACGTCATCAACATGCTAAAGTCCGAACGGGTTGAAGCTCCCCAAGCCGGACAGCGGAGAGAGAGGCCACAGGAACGGGCTCCCAAGCCGGCCCAGGAAGAGGCCGACGAACCTGTGGTTGCCAAGACGCGCGAGCTCTACTCGAACTTGAACGGGACCCTCGAGGCCGTCCTCTTGGACCAGAGCCTCCAAGAGATCGGCAGGTTCCCCATCAGCGAGCTCGTCCAGAAGATGGAGGGGGCCAACGGGGCGCACTTCCTAATCTTCGACGGGATCGTCACGCAGAGGCTCGTGGAGTCCGCAGCCAAGGTCGGCGTGAAAGGGATAATCGGCCACAGGACAGGAGAGCTGGGCGAGATCCCAGAGGACGTCAGGATAGGCACCTTCCGGGACCTCGGGCTCGAGTAG